Proteins encoded by one window of Nicotiana tabacum cultivar K326 chromosome 10, ASM71507v2, whole genome shotgun sequence:
- the LOC107810794 gene encoding putative glutathione S-transferase has translation MAEVKLLGVSLSPFSRRVEWALKIKGVEYEFIEEDLQNKSPLLLQSNPIHKKIPVLIHNGKPISESMIILEYIDETFEGPSILPKDPYERALARFWANFLDVKCITTIGKALFGKGEESDKAKEECGELLKILDNELKDKKFFVGDNFGYADIAANLMGFWLGILEEASGVILVTNEKFPNFCAWKDEYINCSQVKEYLPSRDALLAHFQPRFQTAAPK, from the exons ATGGCAGAAGTGAAGTTGCTTGGTGTTTCACTCAGCCCTTTTAGTCGCAGAGTAGAGTGGGCTCTGAAGATTAAGGGTGTGGAatatgaatttatagaagaagaTCTACAAAACAAGAGCCCTCTGCTTCTTCAATCCAACCCTATTCACAAGAAAATCCCAGTGCTTATTCACAATGGAAAGCCCATTTCTGAGTCTATGATCATTCTTGAATACATTGACGAGACTTTTGAAGGCCCTTCTATCTTGCCTAAAGATCCCTATGAACGAGCTTTAGCTCGTTTCTGGGCTAATTTTCTTGATGTTAAG TGCATAACTACAATTGGGAAAGCTTTATTTGGAAAAGGAGAGGAGTCAGACAAAGCTAAAGAGGAATGTGGTGAGCTGCTAAAGATTCTTGATAATGAGCTCAAGGACAAAAAATTCTTTGTGGGAGATAACTTTGGGTATGCTGATATAGCTGCAAATTTAATGGGATTTTGGCTGGGAATTCTTGAAGAAGCCTCTGGAGTAATTTTGGTGACAAATGaaaaatttcccaatttttgtgCATGGAAAGATGAGTATATTAACTGCAGCCAAGTTAAGGAATATTTACCTTCAAGGGATGCTTTACTTGCCCATTTTCAACCTCGCTTTCAAACTGCAGCTCCCAAATAA